From Zonotrichia leucophrys gambelii isolate GWCS_2022_RI unplaced genomic scaffold, RI_Zleu_2.0 Scaffold_35_1530144, whole genome shotgun sequence, the proteins below share one genomic window:
- the LOC135460371 gene encoding LOW QUALITY PROTEIN: mitochondrial nicotinamide adenine dinucleotide transporter SLC25A51-like (The sequence of the model RefSeq protein was modified relative to this genomic sequence to represent the inferred CDS: deleted 2 bases in 1 codon), whose translation MDSQDCVPTNSKQDMSHHIKGNAGKHYLCGYCAAFTNIVVTFPIQKVLFRQQLYGLKTKDAVHQLQKDGIRNLYRGILPPLMQKTTTLALMFGLYEDFSSLLHSHTSAPELLTCSMAAVLAGTTEALLTPFERVQTLLQDYKHHDKFTNTYQAFKVLKVYGIREYYQGLVPILLRNGSSNILFFGLWGPIKHCLPEATSYSTHLVNDFICGGLLGALLGSLFFPMNVVKTRMQSQIGGEFQSFSKVFVTIWLEHDKKLMHLFRGVHLNYHHSVLSWGIINATYEFLLKLL comes from the exons atggatTCACAAGATTGTGTCCCAACAAATTCAAAGCAAGATATGAGCCATCACATAAAGGGTAACGCTGGTAAACATTATCTTTGTGGCTATTGTGCAGCCTTCACCAATATAGTAGTCACCTTTCCCATTCAGAAGGTCCTCTTTCGACAACAGTTGTATGGCTTGAAAACAAAGGATGCAGTACATCAGCTGCAGAAAGATGGAATTCGAAATCTCTATCGTGGAATCCTTCCTCCATTAATGCAAAAAACAACTACCCTAGCTCTAATGTTTGGCTTGTATGAAGATTTCTCCTCCTTGCTCCATAGTCACACAAGTGCACCTGAACTTCTAACTTGCAGCATGGCAGCAGTGCTTGCAGGGACCACAGAAGCCCTTCTTACACCTTTTGAACGAGTCCAGACTTTG CTTCAAGACTACAAACATCATGACAAATTTACAAACACTTACCAGGCTTTTAAGGTACTAAAAGTCTATGGGATTAGAGAATATTATCAGGGTTTGGTGCCTATTCTGCTCCGGAATGGAAGCAGTAATATCCTCTTCTTTGGCCTATGGGGACCTATCAAACATTGTCTGCCTGAAGCAACTTCTTATAGCACTCACTTGGTCAATGACTTTATCTGTGGTGGGCTGTTGGGTGCCTTACTGGGATCCTTATTTTTCCCAATGAATGTTGTAAAAACTCGCATGCAATCTCAAATTGGTGGCGAATTTCAGTCTTTCTCAAAAGTTTTTGTGACAATATGGCTAGAACATGATAAAAAATTGATGCATCTTTTCAGAGGAGTCCATCTGAATTACCATCATTCTGTCCTGTCCTGGGGCATAATCAATGCAACATACGAATTCTTGCTAAAGCTATTATGA